GATTGACGCTTCGGCCGCCAGTGCCTCGAAGACCAGCGCGTGTCGTTGCGCCAACGCGTCCACGTCCGTCGTGTAGCCGCCGCCGATCACCGCCACGAGCGGGATGCCGCGCGCACGGGCCTGGGCCACCACTAAGCGGTCCCGCGCCAACAGCCCCCCATCGGTGAGGCAGAGCCGGCCGAGGCGGTCGTCGCGGTGGGGATCGACCCCGGCATTGTAGAATACGATGTCCGGAGCGAGGGCGTCGAGGAGGGCCGGCAGGCGTGCGCGGAGAACCTCGAGATAGCCGCTGTCCTCCAGACGATCCGGCAGCCCGATATCGAGATCGCCGGCGATTTTCTGAGCGGGGTAGTTGTTCTCGCAATGAACGGAGAGGGTGAACAGATCCGGCGACAGGGCGAGGCAGTCCGCCGTACCGTCCCCCTGGTGAACGTCGAGATCGACCACGAGGGCGCGCTGGATCAGCCGCTCGGCCTGCAATGTGCGCGCGGCCACCGCCACGTCGTTCAGCACACAGAACCCTGCGCCCTGCCGGCGCCGGGCATGGTGGCTGCCTCCCGCGGCGCTGCCGGCCAGCCCTTCCGCGA
The sequence above is drawn from the Methylobacterium mesophilicum SR1.6/6 genome and encodes:
- a CDS encoding histone deacetylase family protein; protein product: MIPPIAFHPAYEAPLPSGHRFPMRKYGLLAETLIARGLAPLGFVTPEPASADVLVRAHDAAYVAAVLDGAVSIDIEKAIGLPVDDALVRRSRASVGGTLLAARLALAEGLAGSAAGGSHHARRRQGAGFCVLNDVAVAARTLQAERLIQRALVVDLDVHQGDGTADCLALSPDLFTLSVHCENNYPAQKIAGDLDIGLPDRLEDSGYLEVLRARLPALLDALAPDIVFYNAGVDPHRDDRLGRLCLTDGGLLARDRLVVAQARARGIPLVAVIGGGYTTDVDALAQRHALVFEALAAEASIEPSAL